One Melospiza melodia melodia isolate bMelMel2 chromosome 1, bMelMel2.pri, whole genome shotgun sequence genomic window carries:
- the HSBP1L1 gene encoding LOW QUALITY PROTEIN: heat shock factor-binding protein 1-like protein 1 (The sequence of the model RefSeq protein was modified relative to this genomic sequence to represent the inferred CDS: inserted 1 base in 1 codon): protein MAAAEPPGAAELPQLAENLLCRLQENFEALTEKLTLRMEEMGERINDLEKRVADLMTEAGVENSDEELGLSAIYXGGSANSPQVCKPRLSIHREMCVA from the exons CGCGGAGCTGCCGCAGCtg GCGGAAAATCTGCTCTGCCGGCTGCAGGAGAATTTTGAGGCTCTGACGGAGAAGCTGACGCTGAGAA TGGAAGAAATGGGCGAGCGCATCAATGACCTTGAGAAGCGTGTTGCTGACCTGATGACAGAGGCTGGGGTAGAAAACAGTGATGAAGAATTGGGA CTGAGTGCAATAT AAGGGGGCAGTGCTAACTCACCCCAAGTGTGTAAACCGAGGCTGTCCATTCATAGGGAAATGTGTGTGGCTTGA